The following proteins come from a genomic window of Sardina pilchardus chromosome 13, fSarPil1.1, whole genome shotgun sequence:
- the serpine2 gene encoding glia-derived nexin has product MAVRCAACVCVCVTVLLAVMGGVCEPQAPPAVAAPSYGERGSDLGLQVFRQVLQTTPQGNALLSPHGVASILGMLLPGATGNTRSQIINGLRYKKNGPYKMLRKLHKALTGRSNADVVVIANGLFPQHGFHIKADFLSANRENFLSESHALDFSQPQQAAASINDWVNNRTRGHIPSLVSADMLDPSMTRLVVVSSVYFKGLWKSRFLPQNTRPRPFTRADGTSTKVPMMSQLSVFNIGLMSTPEGLKYKVIELPYHGDSLSMLIALPAEEDTPLAAILPHISTATVQSWTSQMAQRKIRLLLPKFTVEAEVDLEAPLSALGISDIFSEAKADFRHLSEEPVFVSKALQKAKIEVNEDGTKAAAATTAILLARSSPPWVSVDRPFLFFIRHNPTGTILFTGQINEP; this is encoded by the exons ATGGCTGTGCGCtgcgctgcgtgtgtgtgtgtgtgtgtgacggtgctGCTGGCGGtgatggggggtgtgtgtgagccccaGGCTCCCCCTGCCGTGGCCGCCCCCTCGTACGGCGAGCGCGGCTCGGACCTGGGCCTGCAGGTGTTCCGTCAGGTGCTCCAGACGACCCCCCAGGGCAACGCGCTGCTCTCCCCCCACGGCGTGGCCTCCATCCTGGGCATGCTCCTGCCCGGCGCCACCGGCAACACCCGCAGCCAGATCATCAACGGCCTGCGCTACAAGAAGAAcg gcccgtATAAGATGCTGCGTAAGCTGCACAAGGCTCTAACTGGTCGGAGCAACGCTGATGTGGTGGTCATTGCCAACGGCCTCTTTCCCCAGCATGGCTTCCACATCAAAGCCGACTTCCTGTCTGCAAACAGGGAGAACTTCCTGTCGGAGAGCCACGCCCTGGACTTCAGCCAACCCCAGCAGGCCGCGGCCTCCATCAACGACTGGGTCAACAACCGCACCAGGG gcCACATCCCCAGCCTGGTGAGTGCGGACATGTTGGACCCCAGCATGACGCGGCTGGTGGTGGTGAGCTCCGTCTACTTTAAGGGGCTGTGGAAGTCCCGCTTCCTGCCCCAGAACACCAGGCCACGCCCCTTCACCCGCGCCGACGGAACCTCCACCAAGGTGCCCATGATGTCCCAGCTGTCCGTCTTCAACATCG GGTTGATGTCCACGCCGGAGGGGCTGAAGTATAAGGTGATTGAGCTGCCGTATCATGGCGACAGTCTGAGCATGCTCATTGCGCTCCCAGCTGAAGAGGACACACCCCTGGCAGCCATCTTGCCACATATCTCCACGGCAACTGTGCAGAGCTGGACCAGTCAGATGGCCCAGAGGAAGATCCGCCTCCTTCTGCCCAA GTTCACAGTTGAGGCCGAGGTGGATTTGGaggctcctctctctgctctgggcATTTCAGATATCTTCAGTGAGGCCAAGGCTGACTTCCGCCACCtga gtgaggagcctgtgtttgtgtccaaAGCTTTACAGAAAGCCAAGATTGAGGTTAACGAGGATGGAACCAAAGCTGCCGCAGCAacta CTGCGATTCTGTTGGCCCGCTCCTCCCCGCCGTGGGTCAGTGTGGACAGACCATTCCTGTTCTTCATCCGCCACAAccccacag GGACTATTCTCTTCACCGGCCAGATCAACGAGCCTTGA